The region GCATCAATAAAAAGTTTGAAGGATTTGCTTTTACTCCTTCTTTTTGAACAACCCGTGCTGACATTGGCACGGCTGACACACCTGCTGCACCAATCATCGGATTAACTTTACCATTTGTCAACTTACACATCAACTTGCCCATTAAAACGCCTCCCGCAGTTCCGACTGCAAAAGCAACTAATCCCAAGATAATGATTTTAGCTGTCTGAATTGATAGAAAGACGTCTGCTTCAGCTTTTGCTCCAACAGTGATTCCTAAGAAGATGGTAATGATATACATCAAAGAATTTTGCAGAGTATCTGTGATTTTAGGTACTTGTCCGCTTTCTTTAATGAGATTTCCAAGCATTAACATACCGATCAAAGGCGCAGCTGTCGGTAATAATAAGATAACAAAAATAGTTACGATGATAGGGAAAAGAATTTTTTCTTTTTGCGATACTGGTCTTAATTGTTCCATTTTGATTTCTCGTTCTTCTTTAGTTGTTAGCAACTTCATAATCGGCGGTTGAATGATGGGCACAAGAGCCATATAAGAATAAGCTGCCAGAGCAATACTAGAAAGTAAATGAGGGGCCAATTGACTAGTCAAGAAAATAGCGGTTGGTCCGTCTGCTCCTCCGATAATGCCGACAGAAGCTGCCTCAGGACCTGTCATTCCTAGCGCTAATGCTCCAAAGAAAGCGATAAAAATCCCAATTTGCGCAGCTCCTCCAAGCAACAAGGTTTTTGGATTAGCAATTAATGGCCCAAAATCAGTACTTGCGCCTAAACAAAGAAAAATTAAAGGTGGATAAATGCCTAAATTTGTTCCTTGGTATAAATAGTACAATAATCCCCCGTTGCTCCCATCAATAGGCGGAGTCATCAAGCCTGCTACCGGCAGATTAACTAATAACATGCCAAAAGCAATTGGAATCAATAAATACGGCTCATATCCTTTTTTTATAGCTAAATATAAGAAAGTGCAAGCAATAACGATCATAATAACGTGTTTATAAGACAAGCCAGCAAATCCTGAATTTATCAATGTATCTTTTATAGCTTCAATCATTGTATTAACTCCTTGTATTACATTATAGTATGATTAAACTGTCTCCCGCTTCAACGGATGCCCCTTTTGAAACAGTCACTTCGCTGACGGTTCCATCTTCAGGAGCTACGATTTCATTTTCCATTTTCATTGCTTCTAATACGCACAATACTTGTCCGGCTTTTACCGCTTCGCCTGCTTGAACATTTACACTGATAATGTTTCCAGGCATAGGCGCTGTAACCATTGTACCGCTGGAAGCTGTTGGAGCGGCAGGCTTTTGCTGACTAGCTGACTTGTCCTGAGCAGCTGCAGGAGATTGTTGTTGGTTGGATTTAAAGCTGGCTGCATCTATTTCTTCTACTGAGACTTGATAAACTTTGTCATTTACGGTGATTTCATAAGCTTTCATTCTATTAGACTCCTTTATTTTACACGTTTTATCGAGGTTACTTGATAGTGTTTATCTTGCTGGTCTTCATTGGCTAAAATCAAAGCGGTCAAAGCTGCAACCGTTTTTGTTTCTTCATCTTCTTCTAAAGGATCTTTTTGCATTTGAACTGGTGCATTCTCTATTTTTATCGGCTTTTCTGTTTTTTCTTTAAAAATGTATTTAAATGAAGTTAAAATCAGCAGCAGTCCTAGAAGTACAAGAAAGACCATTACAATAGATGTAATTGAAATAGTTATTCCCTTTAATAAACTAATATCTGTCATCCTGCTCCTCCTTATATGATAGCGTTGATTCGAATCGTTTCTTGGGTTGGTGCTGATTTAGGATGGTATTTTTTTTCTAAAAATTGTTCGCCTAATTGTGGAAACATTGCATAAATTAAAACATCTTCATCCGTCTTAGCTACCTTGCTTACCTCATCTTTTTGTTTTTCAAATTCTGGTTCCAGTAAATCCGCCGGTCTGCCTGTTAGAACCTCTTCGTCCCCAATAATTTTTTGCTTGATCGTTTCACTGATCGGTGATGGGGGCGTTCCGTATGATCCACGCACATAATCCTTGATTTCATTTGGAATCATTTTATATCTTTCCCCAGATAAAACATTAAACACAGCTTGTGTGCCGACCATTTGGCTCATAGGGGTAACTAGCGGCGGAAATCCTAAATCTTCCCGCACTTTTGGCACTTCTCTCAGTACTTCTTCATATCGTTCTTCAGCTTTAGCTTGCTTCAACTGTGAATACAGATTAGACAGCATACCTCCTGGCACCTGATAAATCAAAGCTTTTGGATCAACCGTCATCATTTTAGGATCTAAAATAGTTTCTTTTAAATAGTGATCTTTGATGGGCTTGAAGTAGTCTGCAATTTCTTCTAGTAACTCTTCTTTCAGATGTGTATCATAACCAAGCTCCGTTAAAGCAATACTTAAAGATTCCGTAGCCGGCTGACTTGTTCCGCCTGAAAAAGGTGAAATAGCTGTGTCAATTAGGTCCGCTCCCACTTGAACAGCAGTTAAATAAGTCATTTCCGATATACCGCTTGTTGCATGAGTATGCACTTCTATCGGCAAAGAAGTAATTTCCTTCAAGGCAGGGACCAACTCTTTCACTACAGCGGGTGTTAAGATACCCGCCATATCTTTGATACAAATCGAGTCTGCTCCTAATTCGTCTAATTTTTTAGTCAGTTCTTTATAGTATTGAATCGTATGAACCGGGCTGATCGTATAACAAATAGCTAGTTGTGCATGTCCGCCATATTTTTTGACGGCTTTTACACAGGCCTCCATATTCCGAGTATCATTTAAAGCATCAAAAACGCGAATAATATCAATGCCGTTTTCAATTGCTTTCTCAATAAATTTGTCAACGATATCATCTGCATAATGACGATAGCCTAAAAGATTTTGCCCACGTAAAAGCATTTGAAGTTTCGTATTCTTTACTCTCTTTTTTATTTCTCTCAATCGATCCCAAGGGTCTTCATTTAAAAAACGGATCGATGTATCAAATGTGGCTCCTCCCCAACATTCCAATGCATGATAACCAGCGGCATCCATTTTCTCCAAAATCGGCAACATCTCTTCCGTTGTTAAACGTGTAGCCATCAAACTTTGATGAGCATCTCTTAACACAGTCTCTGTAAACCCGATTTTTTTTCTTTTATCCAAAGTCTTCACATCCAATCTTTATGCTGTTCCTTCCAATAAAAGACAAAGAGCCGGGATTATAAATCTCAGCATCATATCCGTCAAATAAGTTTTTTCAGAGTTTCAAAACTAGAGCTTTGTCTCATCATACAAAAACCTTATCTGGAGTTATTTACTTTGTCTTACTTATATTGTTCCAATTAGTATATTTTTATTTATAAATTAAGAGAATAAGAAAAACAGTATTCTCTTAATTTATAATAATTTTTACAAGAATAGACCGAATATTAAACTTCCAATAATTAAAACTATTCCTCCTCCAAGTCTTGAAGAGAGTTGTGCGTAAGAAATCAGTCCCATTCTATCTGCAGCTCCAAGCACAGCAATGTCGCCTGATCCGCCTCTGTTTGCCATACACAAACCAGCTGTTACAGCAGAATCAATAGGGTAGAATCCAACTAACCAGCCGACAATAGCAGAACCCAAAGTTGCGCCGATAACAACAAGCAGTGCCATCAAAACATTTCCAAAGGTAATCGCTGAAAATAATTCTCCCAAATCAGTGTCCACTCCAACTCCGACCATAATGACGATAACCATTGTCTTCGTAAAGAAGGTTTGCATACCTTGGCTGGCTTGACGAATGTCATTAGGAATCAATCCTAGTGCGTTTGTCAAAGCAACAAAAATGATCATATATGCAAATGAATGAATCGCTACACCGCCGATTGTTGGTAATAAATATTCACCAAATAATCTGCCTAAAGCATAAAAAGAAAGCCCAAGTGCCATCGCTCCGCCATAATCTTTCATCGTTAGCTTTACTTTTTCTTCTTTTTCTTCAATTTCAGCTGCATTTCTCATTAGGTTAGATTTGTTACCCGTTAGACCTTTTTTAGAGTTTCCTATTCTGTTTAAAATTCCGCCTATAATAATGGCAAAAATATTGGCGATAGTTAAAATAGCAATCGCAAAAGTATAGTAATCAGTAGAAGGATTCCCAGTGACTTTTTCATACATTTGACTTAAAGGTATGGCACCAGCTCCATTTCCGCCCCCCATAACAGGAAGAACATAACTAATAACAGCATCTGCTGGAGAAACACCTACAATCAAACCACCAAGAATGCCCAAAAGAGCGGCTCCAGCCACACCACCAAGAATAGCTGGTAAATAACGAACAATAGATTTCACCAATAATTGCCGGTTAAGCCCAAGAATTGAACCAGTGATCAACATCGCAATGAAAAAGGTCAAGAAGTCCATATCACCCGTAACCGTACCGATTGATTCAACATACTGTTGAGGGATTAAGTTGTAATAAACAAGGGCGGCTGTTCCAAGATAAGCTAAGACAATTCCTCCGCCAATATACTCATTCCAAATTGGAATTCGGTTGCCGACCTCATTAAAAATAATACCTAGTACAAACATTAATGCAAAAGTGCCGGGTAAATCTGCAGATAATGCTCCCGTATAAGCTGCTGCCAATACGACTAGGCACATACCGATTAATATCGGCATAGATAGTCCAAAGTATCTTTTCCTTTCGGTTGTTGCCCCCGCTGTCATTTTTTCCGCTTTTGCTGCCATCTTCTTTCTCCTTTTTGAAAATTTATTTTTCATAGTTTTATCACTTTTTTGTTTTCGTAATAAGTTTTATTATTATTCGTTTACCTTCCGGACAACGTCAATGACACTGCCGTCTCGGTATTCGACAACAGCAACCACTTTGTCTTCGTATTCAATTGGATCTGGTGTTCCCACAACAGCATAAGCTTTTTCTTTTAATTCTTCGATCGTAAATTGCGGAACAGGGATATCTTTAAATACATCCATTAAATCTTTTCTTAATGGGTTGATACAAATACCAACTTCTGTTACCACTACATCGACGCTTTCTCCCGGTGTGACAACCGTATTCACTTTGTCTACTACAGAAGGGATACGTCCGCGAATAAGCGGAGTGACGATGATGCTCATCTTAGAAGCCGCTGCTGTATCGCTATGGCCGCCAGATGCACCACGAATCACGCCATCTGAACCTGTTAGAACATTCACGTTGAAGTCCGTATCAATTTCTAGTGCAGAGAGAATAACGATATCCAGTTTATTAACTGCTGGTCCTTTAGTTCCGGCTGAGGCATAGAAATCAGCGGAAATTTCATAATGGTGTTCATTTTCTTTGATCGATAGCGCTGATCCTTTATCAAATGACTGAACATCAATAATTTTTTCTACTAAGCCTTCATTCAGCATTTCAACCATTTGCTGGGTAATCCCGCCTAATGCAAAGCTGGCCTTGATATCTTTTTCCAACATGTCTTGACGCAGATAACGTGCAACAGCTAAAGCAGCACCACCTGTACCCGTCTGGAAAGAAAATCCATTTTTGAAATAAGGAGAATTTGTGATGACCTTATTTGCATTTTGAGCGATCAACAAGTCTTTTGGATTTTTTGTAACACGCGTTGCGCCTTTAGCAATACCGTCAGGATCTCCGATTGAATCAATTTCAAGCACATAATCGACTTGTGTTTGCGGTATACTGATCGGTGTATTGGGATAAGGAACTAGGTTATCAGTAATGACAACCACTTTGTCAGCGTATTTTGCATCAACTTGAGCGTAGCCTAATGACCCGCATGTTGCTTTCCCGTGAGATCCATTTACATTTCCGTAGTCATCTGAACTAGGTGCGCCTAAAAAAGCTACATCAATATGAATATCCCCTGCTTCGATGGCTCTTGCACGGCCTCCATGAGAACGAATTACTACGGGCTCATCCATCAATCCTCTAGAAATAGCTGCTCCCAAGTTATCTCGCAACCCGCTGGAAGTAATATGGGTAACGACACCATTTTTAATATGATCAATCAAAGGCGCGTGCACATTTGCAATGGAACTTGGCGCAATAGATAAATCTTTGATACCCATTTTTGCAATTTCATCCATCACTAAGTTGATTACAGCGTCTCCTTCACGAAAATGATGATGAAACGAGATCGTCATACCATCTTTCAACCCCGTTTTTTCAATTGCTTCTCGAATAGACCCTAATAATTTACTGCTTCCTGGAGAAACGGGCGTAACTTCAGCTGATGCTCGTTGATAAGGGTCTTCTTTAACGGCTGCACCTGAAAATGTACCATAGCGTTCATTGATAAGTGTTTCTGGAATCATTCTTCCAATTTCGTTTTCTGCCATTATGCTTGAGCTCCTTTCTTAATCAATCCAGCTGCTTCTGCCAAACTCAAAACGCGTTCTGCACGTTCAACGATTGGCTTATCAATCATTTTTCCATTCAATGCAATAACACCTGAGCCTTTTTCTTCTGCCTCTTCGATGGCATGGATCACATTCATGGCATCTTCAATCTCATCTTCAGTTGGGGCAAAAATGCGGTTAACGATTGGGATTTGACGAGGATTGATTACCGATTTCCCATCAAAACCTAATTGTTTAATCGTTTCAACTTCATGTTGTAAACCTTCTTCGTTGTTTACATCTGAATAAACGGTATCTAGCGCTGCAATTCCTGCATTACGGGCTGAGTGTAAAATCATGCTTCTAGCAAAAAGTAATTCTTGCCCTTCTGGTGATCTTTTCGTATGCATATTGGTAACATAATCTTCTGCGCCTAAAGCGATTCCGATCAATCGGTCACTTGCTTTAGCGATTTCTACAGCGTTCAATACACCTTCTGCACTTTCGATTGCTGCCATCATTTTAGTTGATCCTATTTCCCTGCCGGATTGTTTTTCTACTTCTTCGATCACCGCTTCGACATCAAGAATATCTTGTGCCGTTTCTGTCTTAGGCAAGCGGATCACATCAATACCTGCGCGCACCATAGCTTGTATATCATCATGTCCGCCTGCATCTAATCCATTGATGCGAACGACCGTTTCTGTCTTGCCATAATCAATCGTTTTTACAGCCTGATAAACAAGAAAACGAGAAGTATCTTTCTCTTTCAAAGAGATCGAGTCTTCCAGATCAAACATGATTGAATCTGCCCCATAAATATTAGCGTCTCTTAACATTCCAGCATTACTTGCCGGTACAAACATCATCGTTCTTCTTAAACGTTCCATTCTTCAATCGCCTCCCAGTCAATCGATTTTGTCGTTTCAGCTGCACGGTGAACAACTGCAATTGTTCTGGCTTTAATCGTACAGTCAAGGGCGCCTTTATCTTCAACAACTAATTTAGCATCTTGGATTCCTAGGTTTTTTAATGTTTCTTCAATCACTTCGCGTATTCTTCTGCCGTATTGTTTTGCGACTGAACTGTTTAATTCAACCTCAATCCCTTTGTTTGGATTTTGGTCAATAATAATCTGTATATCAGAAGACTCTACTGTGCCCGCGATAGCTTGTTTTTTTATCATAAATTTATCCAATTCTTATCACTCCTTATTTTTCAATTTTAGTTGTACTTCTTTTCCCTTTTGAGAATTTAAGTAATCAAAAGTTGTTTGAGGAACGAGCGCCTTTAACTCATTCAGCTTATTTTCTGCGAATAAAGTCCGAACGCGTGAAGCGCTGATCACTTCCTCGGATGTTGCTTTACGCGGAAGAATAATTAATTGAATGGTGTCATCAAACACTTCAGCCATAGCTTCGTTATAGATATTTGTTGCTTCAGAATAAGGTTCTTCTCCTACGTAACGAAAACGAATGTTTAATGTTGGCGCGATTGCCTCTCTAAAAATAGTTGCATCTAATTTTGCTTGAATCCGTGTAACATCACTATTTTCTTTTAAAAAGTAAGAAGGAAAAGTAGCAGATGATACCAAATAACTTTTCGTATCATGGATAGAAATATTCTTTAAATACTTTCCACCTTCTTTAACAAGTTTTTTTCGATCTGCTGCTGGAAAAACAGATGCATCCTCGGAAAGAACAAACAAATGAACCCAATCGTTTTCCTTAGCTGCAGTTTCAACCAGATACTGATGACCTTTGGTAAAAGGATTTGCATTCATGACAATACCAGCTATGCGTTCACCTTCTACGGCTTCCTGCGACAAAGCTTGAAGATACGATTCAAAACCAAAAGCTGCTTTTTCCATAAAGACCAATTCCTCTTCTACACGCGAGATTTCTTTAAACCCCAAGTGTTGAAAAGCCGCTTTTGAAGCTGGTTTCGTGTAGACATAGCACGCAGTTTCTCCATCTTCAAAAACCTTATTCATTAAATGAGAAACCAGCTGGTTAATCGCTCCGCCTCCTGTGTAGTCTTTACAAACTGCAAAACATTTCAAGACATTATCTGCAATAGAACCTGTTCCAATTAATTTTTCTCCATCAAAAAGACCAACTGTATAGTCAACATTTTCTTCTGTCTGTATTCCTGCTTGATGAAGCAATTTTTCCCATTTCTGATGGTCTGTTTTACTTTTCTTTACCCATAAGCGTTTTATTTGAAAGTCCATTTTTCCCCTTCTTTACTGATTCACTTTGCATTCTTAGATTAAAGTCCTTGTGTCTTAAATTATACGCTTACACTTTTTGGAGGCAGGAAAAAGACAGCAAAAAAACAAAAAGAACAGCTTAAAAACAAAAAAAGAACAACTATGATGTTGGTCTTTTTTCGCTTTCTAAAAAATATTTTCTAATTTCCCTAAAAAAATGACGATGATCAATAAATCTGCACTGCCACCTGGGCTTAAATTCTTTTTCATAAACAATTGGTTTAGCTGTTCAATTTTAAAAAGCGTTGTTGACGTAAATCGCTGCTCCTCTTGTAATAGTTTCTTCGCTTCCTCTTGAACAAACAATAAAGCATCTATGCCGCCACGATGTACAAGATTTGAATCTTCAACAAATGTCATCAAATAAAATAAAATTTCTAATAGCTGCAAATGAAAGGCTTGGTTCTTATCTTGTTTTTCTATCATTGGTAAAATTTTCTGTTGAAGAATAGGGTATCCCGCTTCAGCTTCTCCTCTAATTCCTGTAAATCCGTATTCTAAATAGAGTTTTTCTCCGTGCGTTAACTGTTCTTTTAAATGAAGATTTTTAAAGTCATTGGAAACCAATCCAGATGTCATTTCTTTGATATACAAAAAAATTGCTTCTCTTTCTTCTGTTTCAATGATTGGAAAGCTTTTTTCTTTTGTGAGCTGAGGTTGAAGAATTTTTCCAGCTGCTGCCAGAAAAATACCTAATGAAAAAATAATACCTTTATGTGTATTGATCCCTTTTGTCTCTTTGAACATAGCTTTTTCCGCATCTATTCCTATTGGTCGAATGGCTTGAAAAAGTTTTTTTGCCTCTCCTTTCCAATTTATTCCCATTAAAGCAAATTCATAAAATCCCTCCATTAAGCCTGTTGAACTATTTAAGAAAGTGTAAATGTTCATGTCCTCATGAGAACCGCTATTTTGGGCATCAACCAATCCAGGTTTTGGAAACAAGACGGCTTCGTACAGAACAGCTTGCTGAGCATAGATCGCTAGTTGTCTAGCCCACTTTTGTGCTTTTTCTTTTCTATTTTCCATTTTGTTGTTTTTCCATTTCTGCTAAAATAAATTTTTCTGAATAACTTAAGTGTTCATTGATAATCAATTTTATTTGCTCCTCATCTTTATTATACATACCACGATAAATCATCCAATGTTCATTTAATGCTTTTTTTCTTCTTCCTTCTTCTGTAAGTGAGATATCTCTAAACCGCATCAAGTACTCCCGCAACTTAGTAACAATTGAAGTAAGACGTGGCATATCGCTAAACTGATAAATTTTTTCATTAAAAATAGAAAATAACCGAATGACTTCCTCAACATCTTGGTTTTTTTTATTTACTTCTTCCGTCTTCACTAATAATTGTTTTAATTCATCAAATTGTTCTTTGGTCATTCTAGTCATTGCATTGATGGTGGCAACTACATCTAAAGCTTGACGAATTTGATAGATTTCTTTTGCATCTTCAATAGTTATTCTTTTAACAATTGTTCCAAATTTAGGAATGTATTCAACTAAACCTTCTTTTTCCAGCCGGTGTAAAGCTTCACGAATAGGTGTACGACTGATATTCATACGCTCTGCAAATTCTTTTTCTTTTATTCTTTGACCTACAGGGATACGTCCAGTAATAATAGCTTTTCTAATACCATCAAATACAATTTCATTTAACGGTTTAAACTGTGAAATATCCGTAAAATTAATAATTTCTCTTATGTAATCTTCCACTTTTCTTCCTCCTCTTATATAAATGAATTCACTTTTTGTAAACCGTTTACAAAACTTCTCTTTGTTATTATCTTAACATAAGAAAGAGAAATTGAAGGAATTTTTTTCAGTTAACAGGCTTACAAAATATTTCATCACTTACTAAAATAGATCAACAAAACCAATGAACCTGTCTATGTTTTAGGCAAAGAGGAAGAAAGTGAAGCAGATATGGTCAATAAAAAAGAATGGAAGGCTATACAAAAACCTAGTACCTTTAATCTTCTGGAATATCTGGTGTGATTCATCAGTGTGAGCAAGAAAACGAGTTTTTTCATTGGAGGATGTCGATGGGTACTCTCTAAAGTTAGCAAAATCAGCTATAAAAGAGAATCCATTCCAAAAATCGACATCAAGTTATTTATTCTGTCGATAATAATATAAAGACTATTATTATTTAGTTTACTTGGACGCATTATGAAAGATAGGAAACCATTTTGAAAAAATAGTAGTCTCCTATCTTTTTTATTATTATCATTAAGGCGAGTAAATCTCTTTTAACTGCCTTATCATTTTTAAATCTCTATTGATAAGATAAGCAAGTTCAATTAAGCGTAAGCTATTCCTCGTGATAAAGATATTGTTAGAAGGAGGGAATCCTTTCTTACTGTCCTATCTTAATGACTGCAGCGATATTCTTTGCTGTATTTCTTATATTTTTATATCCAACTTCTAGAGCAGTCTCCAAAGAAGTGATTTCAGAAAGAATGCTGAACACTGCCGTTATGCCATGTTCATAAACTGCTTGATAATTGCCTGATAAACGTCCAGCAACTGCGATAACAGGAATTTGATATTTTTGGGCAATTTTAGCTACGCAAATGGGCGTTTTCCCATAAATAGTTTGGTGATTGATTCCGCCTTCGCCCGTAATCACTAAATCAGCCTCACAAATTTTATTTTCTAAACCGACTAATTCGCTAACCAATACGCCGCCATTTTGCAGCTTAGCTGCTAAAACGGCCAACAATGCACCGCCTAATCCGCCAGCTGCTCCTGCTCCAGCAATAAATTCAATGTCTTGTTTCAAATCTTGACGCACCACACTAGCAAAATGTGCTAAGTTTTGATCCAATTGTTCTACTTGTTCCGCTGTTCCACCTTTTTGAAAACCATAAATATAAGAAGCACCTTTAGGTCCGGTCAAGGGATTATCCACATCACAAGCTACTTTGATTTCGACTTCTTTTAATTTGGGGTTTAATTCGGAAAGGTCGATGGAAACTAAATCAGCTAAGCCGATTCCGCCAAGGACGATTTGCTGCCCCTCTTTGTCCAATAGTTTGCCGCCTAAGCATTGAATCATTCCAGCGCCTCCATCATTGGTTGCACTGCCTCCGATCCCAATCAAAATTTCTTCAACTCCTTTGCTTAAAGCAGCTTGAATCAATTCGCCGGTTCCCCACGTAGATGTCACTAAAGGATTGCGCTCTAAAGGATCCACTAAGTGCAGTCCTGAAGCTGCTGCCATCTCAATAATGGCTACTTTCCCATCTCCTGAAATCCCATAAAAAGCTTCTGCTGGTTCGCCTAGTGGTCCATGAACAGTGAGTGTTTCTATCTTTCCTTTTGTTGCATCTACTAAAGATTGAACTGTTCCTTCTCCACCATCAGCCATCGGGACTTTTACATATTCTGCATCTGGAAAAACTTGCTTAAAGCCTTCCTCAATAGCATTTGCTGCTTCTAATGCAGTTAAACTTTCTTTAAATGAATCTGGTGCGATAATAATTTTCATTTGGACACACTCCCTCCTTTATCTTTCTCCAAATAAATTTTGGTTAAAATAGAATACTGTATTTTAAGTATTAATGTTCTTTTTTTATTTGTTAACTAAACAAGTTGAATACCCCAAAGATAAGTGTAGAAACCACAGTGATAATCAGCCCTATAAGAGATTCATAGGGAATTAATTTTAATCTTTCTCTAAAGTCCATCGTAACACTTCCTGCAGTTGCATGGAAAAAACTTCCATGTGGCAAATGATCCAATACAGTAGCTCCTGCATGAACCATGGCCGCTCCTCCGATATTACTAATACCAGCTTTTAACAATGTTTGACTAAAGACACTACTTGCTACCGCAGCTCCTGAGGTAGTAGAGGCTGTGGCAGCTGACATAAATATTCCCGAAATGGGAGCTAACATGTAGGCAGGCAAACCCATTGTTTGAATTCCACTTACCAAAACATCTCCTAGCGTCGAATTACTAATTATCCCAGCCAATGTTCCAGTTCCTAACAACAGTACAGCTACTCCAGACATTTTATTTAATCCCGAAATAGTATAAGCGGTCACTGATGAAAATTTTCCCATAACAATTATTCCGACTATTCCTCCCAAAGGTAATGCAATCATTGGGTCAACTGCGATTCCAGCAATTGGCCTTAATGATAATAAAATGATCGCTACTAAAGGAGCTACAATTGCTTTTCCAAATGAAGGTACAGAATGTTCTTCTTCAGATAATTCTGTTTCAGAAATAGGACTTCCTTTCAACATTAAGCGTTTCGCAATAAAGTATGTGGCAAATACTGCGAAAATAGCTGGAATGACTCCAGCTAACATAACATTAGTTAAAGGGACATTAAAAGCCTCAGAGACTGCTATTGTATTTGGATTTGGCGAAATAATGTTACCGGCTTTGCCTCCACCGATCATCGCTAACAAAATAGCAGTTCTTGACATATTTGTTTTAAATGCTATTGCCATTGCAATAGGAGCAACAGTAATGACTGCTATATCAATAAAAACACCCACTGCCGTAAGCAGCATGGTTGCTAGCGCTAAGGCAAACAAAGCTTTTGAATGGCCTAATTTTTTTATGATTGTTTGAGCAATAGATGAAGCTGCGCCTGATTCTATTAGTATGCCTGCTAGCACACCCGCAGACAATATCCGTAGAACTGCAGTAACGATTCCTTGCGCTCCTTCATTCATCAAGCTAACAGTTTCTGTTAAAGAAGCACCACCTAATAATCCCCCAATCAAAGCTCCGCTAAACAATGCATAAACAGGGGGGATTTTTTTGAAAATTAAAAAAATAGCCAATACTAAGCCTATTACTGCTCCTAAAGCACTTACTTGCACATCCATTTACATTTCCTCCTAAAAGCTTATTAC is a window of Carnobacterium mobile DSM 4848 DNA encoding:
- a CDS encoding sodium ion-translocating decarboxylase subunit beta gives rise to the protein MIEAIKDTLINSGFAGLSYKHVIMIVIACTFLYLAIKKGYEPYLLIPIAFGMLLVNLPVAGLMTPPIDGSNGGLLYYLYQGTNLGIYPPLIFLCLGASTDFGPLIANPKTLLLGGAAQIGIFIAFFGALALGMTGPEAASVGIIGGADGPTAIFLTSQLAPHLLSSIALAAYSYMALVPIIQPPIMKLLTTKEEREIKMEQLRPVSQKEKILFPIIVTIFVILLLPTAAPLIGMLMLGNLIKESGQVPKITDTLQNSLMYIITIFLGITVGAKAEADVFLSIQTAKIIILGLVAFAVGTAGGVLMGKLMCKLTNGKVNPMIGAAGVSAVPMSARVVQKEGVKANPSNFLLMHAMGPNVAGVIGSAVAAGVLLQFFS
- a CDS encoding biotin/lipoyl-containing protein, producing the protein MKAYEITVNDKVYQVSVEEIDAASFKSNQQQSPAAAQDKSASQQKPAAPTASSGTMVTAPMPGNIISVNVQAGEAVKAGQVLCVLEAMKMENEIVAPEDGTVSEVTVSKGASVEAGDSLIIL
- a CDS encoding OadG family transporter subunit; amino-acid sequence: MTDISLLKGITISITSIVMVFLVLLGLLLILTSFKYIFKEKTEKPIKIENAPVQMQKDPLEEDEETKTVAALTALILANEDQQDKHYQVTSIKRVK
- a CDS encoding oxaloacetate decarboxylase subunit alpha; the encoded protein is MDKRKKIGFTETVLRDAHQSLMATRLTTEEMLPILEKMDAAGYHALECWGGATFDTSIRFLNEDPWDRLREIKKRVKNTKLQMLLRGQNLLGYRHYADDIVDKFIEKAIENGIDIIRVFDALNDTRNMEACVKAVKKYGGHAQLAICYTISPVHTIQYYKELTKKLDELGADSICIKDMAGILTPAVVKELVPALKEITSLPIEVHTHATSGISEMTYLTAVQVGADLIDTAISPFSGGTSQPATESLSIALTELGYDTHLKEELLEEIADYFKPIKDHYLKETILDPKMMTVDPKALIYQVPGGMLSNLYSQLKQAKAEERYEEVLREVPKVREDLGFPPLVTPMSQMVGTQAVFNVLSGERYKMIPNEIKDYVRGSYGTPPSPISETIKQKIIGDEEVLTGRPADLLEPEFEKQKDEVSKVAKTDEDVLIYAMFPQLGEQFLEKKYHPKSAPTQETIRINAII
- a CDS encoding 2-hydroxycarboxylate transporter family protein; translated protein: MAAKAEKMTAGATTERKRYFGLSMPILIGMCLVVLAAAYTGALSADLPGTFALMFVLGIIFNEVGNRIPIWNEYIGGGIVLAYLGTAALVYYNLIPQQYVESIGTVTGDMDFLTFFIAMLITGSILGLNRQLLVKSIVRYLPAILGGVAGAALLGILGGLIVGVSPADAVISYVLPVMGGGNGAGAIPLSQMYEKVTGNPSTDYYTFAIAILTIANIFAIIIGGILNRIGNSKKGLTGNKSNLMRNAAEIEEKEEKVKLTMKDYGGAMALGLSFYALGRLFGEYLLPTIGGVAIHSFAYMIIFVALTNALGLIPNDIRQASQGMQTFFTKTMVIVIMVGVGVDTDLGELFSAITFGNVLMALLVVIGATLGSAIVGWLVGFYPIDSAVTAGLCMANRGGSGDIAVLGAADRMGLISYAQLSSRLGGGIVLIIGSLIFGLFL
- the citF gene encoding citrate lyase subunit alpha; this translates as MAENEIGRMIPETLINERYGTFSGAAVKEDPYQRASAEVTPVSPGSSKLLGSIREAIEKTGLKDGMTISFHHHFREGDAVINLVMDEIAKMGIKDLSIAPSSIANVHAPLIDHIKNGVVTHITSSGLRDNLGAAISRGLMDEPVVIRSHGGRARAIEAGDIHIDVAFLGAPSSDDYGNVNGSHGKATCGSLGYAQVDAKYADKVVVITDNLVPYPNTPISIPQTQVDYVLEIDSIGDPDGIAKGATRVTKNPKDLLIAQNANKVITNSPYFKNGFSFQTGTGGAALAVARYLRQDMLEKDIKASFALGGITQQMVEMLNEGLVEKIIDVQSFDKGSALSIKENEHHYEISADFYASAGTKGPAVNKLDIVILSALEIDTDFNVNVLTGSDGVIRGASGGHSDTAAASKMSIIVTPLIRGRIPSVVDKVNTVVTPGESVDVVVTEVGICINPLRKDLMDVFKDIPVPQFTIEELKEKAYAVVGTPDPIEYEDKVVAVVEYRDGSVIDVVRKVNE